A region of Ignavibacteriota bacterium DNA encodes the following proteins:
- the panB gene encoding 3-methyl-2-oxobutanoate hydroxymethyltransferase: protein MSIAKQYDYEKKKVTTLRLKEMKKSGVKIVCLTAYDALTARVFSESGVDVLLVGDSLGNVFQGLETTLSVTLEQTIYHTKAVVNGAERSLIVADMPFMTYQVAANEAFTNAGKIMKETGCNAVKLEGGSDVVIEAISKMTSAGIPVMGHLGLTPQSINQFGSYRARGKDTDEAEKIFKDAHLLQEAGAFSIVLEKIPAELGRKISESLTIPTIGIGAGAHCDGQILVWTDMLGLTVDFNPRFVRRYAELYNLMLNSTKKYGDDIRKGEFPNDKESY, encoded by the coding sequence ATGAGTATAGCTAAACAATACGATTACGAAAAAAAGAAAGTAACTACATTAAGACTTAAAGAAATGAAAAAGTCTGGTGTTAAAATTGTCTGTTTGACAGCTTATGACGCATTGACAGCAAGAGTTTTTTCAGAGTCAGGAGTAGATGTATTACTTGTAGGTGACTCACTTGGAAATGTATTTCAGGGACTTGAGACAACTTTGTCAGTTACTTTAGAGCAAACAATATATCATACGAAAGCAGTTGTAAATGGGGCGGAAAGGTCGCTTATTGTTGCCGACATGCCATTTATGACCTATCAGGTTGCAGCCAATGAAGCATTTACCAATGCCGGAAAAATAATGAAGGAAACCGGTTGTAATGCTGTCAAGCTTGAGGGCGGCTCTGATGTTGTAATTGAAGCAATATCAAAAATGACAAGTGCCGGTATTCCGGTAATGGGACATCTTGGATTGACACCACAGAGCATTAATCAATTCGGTTCTTACAGAGCTCGTGGAAAAGATACTGATGAAGCAGAAAAAATTTTTAAAGATGCTCATCTTTTGCAGGAAGCGGGTGCTTTTTCAATAGTTTTAGAAAAAATTCCAGCTGAACTAGGAAGGAAAATCAGCGAATCTTTGACAATTCCTACGATTGGTATTGGAGCAGGTGCTCATTGTGACGGTCAAATTCTTGTTTGGACAGATATGCTTGGGCTTACAGTTGATTTTAACCCAAGATTTGTCCGAAGGTATGCTGAGTTATATAATTTAATGCTTAATTCCACTAAAAAATATGGGGATGATATCAGAAAAGGAGAATTCCCTAACGATAAGGAGTCATACTAA
- a CDS encoding Glu/Leu/Phe/Val dehydrogenase — protein sequence MSEGSFNPFKMAQQQFDAIAEQLQLDEATKDLLRNPDREYHFNIPIRMDDGSYRVFRGYRCQHNDARGPAKGGIRFHPQETVDTVRALSMWMTWKTAVVDIPLGGGKGGVICDPRNLSLREQEAICRGWIRQVAKNIGPLQDVPAPDVMTNGQHMLWMLDEYERIVGYKAPGVITGKPLGSGGSLGRTEATGYGVIYTLREALKELNIDIKNTTASFQGFGNVSQYAMDLYAQYGGKAIAVSSWDNKEKKAVTYKKLSGIDWRELLSITNRFGEVDQAKAAELGYEILHGDAWIEQDVDILVPAALENQINATTVNMISKQVKVIAEGANGPTTPEADEVLKARGVWNIPDFLANAGGVTCSYFEQVQCNMNYFWTKEEVLEKLDQKMTHAYHAVSDLARTRNIYMRDAAYLISISRVAEACKLRGWV from the coding sequence ATGTCAGAAGGTTCATTCAATCCGTTCAAGATGGCTCAACAGCAGTTTGATGCAATCGCTGAGCAACTTCAATTAGATGAAGCAACAAAAGATTTGTTAAGAAACCCTGATAGAGAATACCACTTCAATATTCCAATCCGTATGGATGACGGTTCATACAGAGTATTTCGCGGATACAGATGTCAGCATAATGATGCACGTGGTCCTGCAAAAGGTGGCATTCGCTTCCATCCTCAGGAAACAGTAGATACAGTACGCGCACTTTCAATGTGGATGACATGGAAAACGGCAGTTGTAGATATTCCTCTTGGTGGCGGTAAAGGTGGTGTAATTTGTGACCCGCGTAATTTATCACTTCGTGAACAGGAGGCTATATGTCGCGGTTGGATTCGCCAAGTTGCCAAAAATATTGGACCTCTTCAGGATGTTCCGGCACCGGACGTTATGACTAATGGTCAGCACATGCTTTGGATGCTTGATGAATACGAGAGAATCGTTGGATATAAAGCACCTGGTGTTATTACTGGCAAACCGCTTGGCTCAGGCGGCTCTTTAGGCAGAACTGAAGCAACTGGCTATGGCGTTATCTATACTTTAAGAGAAGCACTGAAAGAATTAAATATTGATATTAAAAATACTACTGCTTCTTTCCAGGGTTTTGGTAACGTAAGTCAATATGCTATGGATTTATACGCACAATATGGCGGTAAAGCAATTGCTGTATCAAGCTGGGATAACAAAGAAAAGAAAGCTGTTACTTACAAAAAATTGTCCGGTATTGACTGGAGGGAGTTACTTAGCATAACTAATCGTTTTGGCGAAGTTGATCAAGCCAAAGCAGCAGAATTAGGTTATGAAATTCTACATGGCGATGCATGGATTGAGCAGGATGTTGATATTCTTGTTCCGGCAGCTTTAGAAAATCAAATAAATGCTACAACTGTTAATATGATTAGTAAACAAGTTAAAGTTATTGCAGAGGGTGCTAACGGTCCTACTACTCCGGAAGCAGACGAAGTATTAAAAGCACGTGGTGTTTGGAATATTCCTGACTTTTTAGCTAATGCCGGTGGCGTTACATGTTCATATTTTGAACAAGTACAGTGCAATATGAATTATTTCTGGACTAAAGAAGAAGTTCTTGAAAAATTAGACCAGAAGATGACTCACGCTTACCATGCAGTTAGCGACTTAGCTCGCACAAGAAACATATATATGCGCGATGCTGCTTATTTAATTTCAATCTCAAGAGTTGCTGAAGCTTGTAAACTTCGTGGCTGGGTATAA
- a CDS encoding S-adenosylmethionine:tRNA ribosyltransferase-isomerase, whose product MNYLPNIKLSDFNYELPKAKIADYPLKNRDSSKLLCWSNGKIEDRMFRDIIDIIPANSHIIFNSTKVISARLRMLKPTGGKCELLLVDAIQPSLDPAIVMQTKNKCLWNCMIGGRNVKEGMIILPEIETETGLTAKVISRLNNYGEIEFSWDGKFSFADIIAKAGLIPLPPYIERETEDSDSERYQTVYAKSSGSVAAPTAGLHFTDEIINKLGEKGIKKSEVTLHVGPGTFLPVSYDDVKTHDMHDEMFIISKSTILTIIESIKMNRNIIAVGTTSVRTLESLYWFGVKLLKKENIDMRNILLHQDEPYRLMKSGNILCSDSLETVIKWMESEKLNVIIGRTKLFIMPGYEFKLYNGIITNFHLPKSTLILLVSAFTGSDEWRKVYNFALQNNYRFLSYGDSSFLFKRKLDV is encoded by the coding sequence ATGAATTATTTACCAAATATCAAACTTTCTGATTTTAACTACGAATTGCCGAAAGCAAAAATTGCTGATTATCCATTAAAGAATAGAGATTCGAGTAAACTATTATGCTGGAGCAACGGAAAAATTGAAGACAGAATGTTTCGGGATATTATAGACATTATTCCTGCAAATTCTCATATAATATTCAATAGCACTAAAGTTATTTCAGCCAGATTAAGAATGCTAAAGCCAACAGGTGGGAAATGTGAGCTTTTACTTGTTGATGCAATACAACCGTCTTTAGACCCGGCTATAGTTATGCAAACTAAAAACAAATGCTTATGGAATTGTATGATTGGCGGAAGAAATGTAAAAGAAGGAATGATAATATTGCCTGAAATTGAAACCGAGACAGGACTTACTGCAAAAGTAATTTCAAGATTAAACAATTATGGTGAAATTGAATTCTCTTGGGATGGAAAATTTTCATTTGCGGATATTATTGCAAAAGCAGGGTTGATTCCACTGCCTCCATATATTGAGAGAGAGACCGAAGATAGCGATTCAGAAAGGTATCAGACAGTTTATGCAAAATCTTCAGGCTCTGTTGCAGCACCTACAGCAGGTTTACATTTTACAGATGAAATTATAAATAAATTGGGTGAAAAAGGAATAAAAAAGTCTGAAGTTACTCTCCATGTAGGTCCAGGAACATTTTTGCCGGTAAGCTATGATGATGTAAAAACCCACGATATGCACGATGAAATGTTTATTATTTCTAAAAGTACAATATTAACCATAATCGAAAGCATCAAAATGAATAGAAATATCATTGCAGTTGGCACTACTTCCGTCAGAACTTTGGAATCTCTTTACTGGTTTGGAGTTAAATTGCTAAAAAAAGAAAATATTGATATGCGAAATATTTTATTACATCAGGATGAACCATACAGATTGATGAAGAGTGGTAATATTTTGTGTAGTGATTCTTTAGAGACTGTTATAAAATGGATGGAATCTGAAAAATTAAATGTAATAATCGGAAGAACAAAATTATTTATAATGCCGGGTTATGAATTCAAACTTTATAACGGTATTATTACAAATTTTCATCTGCCTAAATCAACTTTGATTCTTCTTGTATCTGCATTTACAGGCTCAGATGAATGGAGAAAAGTTTATAATTTTGCACTTCAAAATAATTATCGTTTCTTAAGCTATGGTGACTCTTCATTTCTATTTAAACGAAAGTTAGACGTATAA